In Natranaerobius thermophilus JW/NM-WN-LF, the genomic stretch ATATCATCATGTAGTAATTTCGAAGATTTTCAAGCTAGGAGAGCTAATATAAGATATCGGCCAGAAGAAGGGGAAAAAGCCAGGTTTGTGCATACTTTAAATGGATCTGGATTAGCTGTTGGAAGAACACTAGCGGCTATATTGGAAAATTATCAAAATCCCGATGGAACTGTTACAATTCCTGAAGTGCTTAAGCCTTACTTTAATGGTCGAGACGTGATTTCATAAATTTTAAAATTGATTTGACAGTTAAAAGTCCCTGTGTTATACTTTTTAATGTCCTTTGAGAAGTTGGTATAAAAACAAATATCCCAGGAGGGGTGGCCGAGTCCGGCTGAAGGCGCTGGACTTGAAATCCAGTGACACTCTTCGAGTGCCGGGGGTTCGAATCCCTCCCCCTCCGCCAGAAAAACGCGGAGAGATGGCCGAGTTTGGCTGAAGGCGCTCGCCTGCTAAGCGAGTAGACGGGTTAATCCCCGTCTCGAGGGTTCAAATCCCTCTCTCTCCGCCATTTAATTTAGATATAAAAACATGCGCCCGTAGCTCAGTCTGGATAGAGCAACTGACTACGAATCAGGAGGCCGGGGGTTCAAATCCTCCCGGGCGCACCATAGTAATAAAAATCCAGGCCCGATGCCTGGTATTTTTTGTCTCTATTAAATTTAACCAGGGCAATCAATACACTTTACATTGCATTTTAAATATGGTAAAGTGATATACTGCTTAGGAAATAAGTTGGATATTATATTTAATAAATATATAGAGGTAGTTAATTATGCCTAGCCATAATAATACAGACAAATATTGGATGCAGCAAGCTATAGATCAAGCCAAACTGGCATATAATAAGGGAGAAGTTCCTATTGGTGCAGTTATTGTAAAAGATGAACAGTTAATAGCAACTGGTTTCAATAAAAGAGAAACTAGTCAAGATGCAACAAGTCATGCTGAAATAATTGCAATCCAATCGGCTTGTAACTATCTAGGTGGATGGCGTTTACTGGATTGTACCTTATATGTGACAATAGAACCTTGTCCTATGTGTGCAGGAGCGATTTTACAATCTAGGATAACCAAGCTGGTTTTTGGAACTGAAGACCCAAAAGCATGGGGAGAATTATCAATATCACAATTGTTACAAAACCCCCAACTCAATCATCAAGTTGATATTGTTGAAGGAATTTGCAAAGAAGAATCAAAAGATATTATTAAGCAATTTTTTCACGAATTAAGAAAGAGAAAAAAGAATTAATTTTAAATATAACCAGATTGTTATTAAAATT encodes the following:
- the tadA gene encoding tRNA adenosine(34) deaminase TadA, which gives rise to MPSHNNTDKYWMQQAIDQAKLAYNKGEVPIGAVIVKDEQLIATGFNKRETSQDATSHAEIIAIQSACNYLGGWRLLDCTLYVTIEPCPMCAGAILQSRITKLVFGTEDPKAWGELSISQLLQNPQLNHQVDIVEGICKEESKDIIKQFFHELRKRKKN